One region of Deinococcus aestuarii genomic DNA includes:
- a CDS encoding GAF domain-containing protein, whose protein sequence is MRALVAAFDWAKTPLGPRDTWPQSLRTVVDLVLSSPLSISILWGDDLIQIYNDGYARVLGPRHPGALGQPVLAVWPETRSVIEPLYTGVRRGETFSFENQRYVLERHGFPEETYFTYGYSPIWDDQGRVGGVLVTGTETTAQVLAIRRVELLRERAEQLAQAQTASDVRRLVNTSGPVPDVPFAALHLVGDQDFPARLGLVAESGEPLELDWPVGGAAPRPALALPLDGPGQGQASGVLVLGLNVQVPLDETYRDFLASSARQVAAALMRAQSLEQTELYRQLEEERAALDAFTAFTEAVGTETDISALARRAAEVLLARYPGGTCVYYEPEGDRWRARVWSDDLRPNLLELLGSGLPSTTPFIAQVLQSGRAVFTDQWNPEQQEVEHTGEYRRSGHIPILLGGDVRGLLGLASREQQHWNERDEALFGAVARGLTLALERAEQTRHLDEEREALNAFARFTEETAETSDVDTLAQRAAEVLHATLNVRSAVYFEQEEGLWKARHVSGALLPQFEHHLRAGVPLSAPSFALPTERREPMFFEPWDAAADGLPDLAMYRAVARYPLFAPDHPVGVLGMASPDAPAWTEREKAVFRAVGDSFRLALERAARMGQVERQRERLADLNAELGNFITRTAHSLEEPARRLGHPLDPGRPHDPQALEGLSPYDPDALRDEVTRLTGVARDLRQLSTLEGHPLTQDLLPLGEVFEDVRGQVSAPPRGRQTDWLIHPLPIVRGDRALLRQALEVLMTFILSETRGARYVTVGSRDVQGEMHVTVEDDGVGLSGEEAATLFDLAVRTDQAVPLLSGGGLMQVRRILARHGGWVWAESRLSGGKVILAFPRDEAVNEFEALFRQDQPGR, encoded by the coding sequence ATGCGTGCCCTGGTCGCCGCGTTCGACTGGGCGAAGACACCACTCGGTCCCCGCGACACCTGGCCCCAGAGCCTGCGGACGGTCGTGGACCTCGTGCTCTCCAGCCCCCTCTCGATCAGCATCCTGTGGGGCGACGACCTGATCCAGATTTACAACGACGGCTACGCCCGCGTCCTGGGGCCCCGCCATCCGGGCGCGCTCGGTCAGCCGGTCCTCGCCGTCTGGCCGGAAACGCGAAGCGTCATCGAGCCGCTGTACACCGGCGTGCGGCGCGGGGAAACGTTCTCCTTCGAGAATCAGCGGTACGTCCTCGAACGCCACGGCTTCCCCGAGGAAACGTACTTCACCTACGGCTACAGTCCCATCTGGGATGACCAGGGGCGGGTGGGCGGGGTACTCGTCACCGGCACCGAAACGACCGCACAGGTGCTGGCGATTCGGCGTGTGGAGCTGTTGCGGGAACGCGCGGAACAACTCGCCCAGGCACAGACGGCTAGCGACGTTCGGCGGCTCGTGAACACGTCCGGCCCGGTCCCCGACGTGCCCTTTGCGGCGCTGCACCTGGTGGGCGACCAGGACTTCCCGGCGAGGCTGGGTCTGGTGGCCGAGTCCGGGGAGCCGCTGGAGCTGGACTGGCCTGTAGGGGGCGCCGCGCCCCGTCCTGCCCTTGCCCTGCCACTGGACGGCCCTGGACAGGGGCAGGCGTCCGGGGTGCTGGTCCTGGGGCTGAACGTCCAGGTGCCGCTGGACGAGACCTACCGAGACTTTCTCGCCAGTTCCGCCCGGCAGGTCGCGGCGGCCCTCATGCGGGCACAGTCGCTGGAACAGACCGAGCTGTACCGGCAACTGGAGGAGGAGCGCGCGGCGCTCGACGCCTTCACGGCCTTCACCGAGGCGGTCGGGACCGAGACGGACATCTCTGCCCTGGCCCGCAGGGCGGCCGAGGTGCTGCTCGCGCGCTACCCGGGCGGCACCTGCGTGTACTACGAGCCGGAAGGCGACCGGTGGCGGGCACGGGTGTGGAGTGACGATCTGCGCCCCAACCTGCTGGAGTTGCTGGGATCGGGCTTGCCGAGCACGACCCCCTTTATCGCTCAGGTGCTGCAAAGTGGCCGGGCGGTGTTCACGGACCAGTGGAATCCCGAGCAGCAGGAGGTGGAGCACACCGGGGAGTACCGGAGGTCCGGGCACATCCCCATCCTGCTGGGGGGGGATGTACGGGGTCTGCTGGGCTTGGCGAGCCGCGAGCAGCAGCACTGGAATGAGCGTGACGAGGCCCTGTTCGGCGCGGTGGCACGAGGCCTCACCCTCGCGCTGGAACGGGCCGAGCAGACCCGGCACCTCGACGAGGAACGCGAGGCCTTGAACGCCTTCGCCCGCTTCACCGAGGAGACGGCCGAGACCAGCGATGTGGACACCCTCGCGCAGCGGGCGGCCGAGGTGCTGCACGCCACCCTGAACGTCCGCAGCGCAGTGTACTTCGAGCAGGAGGAGGGCCTCTGGAAGGCGCGGCACGTCTCCGGTGCGCTCCTGCCGCAGTTCGAGCACCACCTGCGGGCCGGAGTTCCCTTGAGTGCGCCCAGCTTCGCTCTGCCCACCGAGCGCCGTGAACCGATGTTCTTCGAGCCGTGGGACGCTGCGGCGGACGGCCTCCCGGACTTGGCCATGTACCGGGCGGTGGCGCGCTACCCGCTGTTTGCGCCCGACCATCCGGTCGGCGTCCTGGGCATGGCCTCCCCGGACGCCCCGGCCTGGACCGAGCGGGAGAAGGCGGTATTCCGGGCGGTCGGAGACAGCTTCCGTCTTGCCCTGGAACGAGCGGCGAGAATGGGGCAAGTCGAGCGGCAACGCGAGCGCCTTGCGGACCTGAACGCTGAGCTGGGAAACTTCATCACCCGCACCGCCCATAGCCTGGAAGAACCGGCCCGCCGCCTGGGCCACCCGTTGGACCCTGGGCGTCCCCATGACCCGCAGGCCCTGGAGGGCCTGTCCCCCTACGACCCGGACGCCCTGCGGGACGAGGTGACGCGACTCACGGGGGTGGCCCGCGACCTGCGCCAGCTCTCCACCTTGGAGGGCCACCCGCTCACCCAGGACCTGCTGCCGCTCGGCGAGGTGTTCGAGGACGTGCGCGGGCAGGTGTCCGCGCCCCCACGGGGCAGGCAGACGGACTGGCTGATCCATCCGCTCCCGATTGTGCGGGGCGACCGCGCCCTGCTCCGGCAGGCCCTGGAGGTGTTGATGACCTTCATCCTCAGTGAGACGCGCGGCGCGCGGTACGTGACGGTCGGGAGCCGTGACGTGCAAGGTGAGATGCACGTCACGGTGGAGGACGACGGGGTGGGATTGAGCGGCGAGGAAGCCGCGACCCTCTTCGACCTCGCGGTGCGGACGGACCAGGCTGTGCCCCTGCTCTCCGGGGGCGGCCTGATGCAGGTGCGGCGCATCCTCGCCCGGCATGGAGGCTGGGTGTGGGCGGAGTCTCGCTTGAGTGGAGGCAAGGTCATCCTGGCCTTCCCCCGGGACGAGGCGGTCAACGAATTCGAAGCCCTCTTCCGGCAGGATCAACCCGGGAGGTAA